Genomic segment of Corynebacterium appendicis CIP 107643:
GAGCTTGCTGGACGCGGGTGGATGCGGAGAACGGGTCCTCCGGGCGCTTCTTCGGTGCGCCCTCTTCGTTGTCGGAGGTGATACCCAGGGCACCGGCGGCAGACTTGCCCGCGTTGATCGCCTTCTCGGCGGCATCGGATGCGATGTCTTCGCCGGCAGTCTGCGGCTCGGGCTGGTTCGGATTGTTCTCCGGCAAGCGGCCACCCTCCTCGACACCCGGAACGGGGCGCTGCGGTTCTCCCGGCTCCTCCGGCACGACCGTGGTGGGGCCGCCCGGCGTTGTGGTCGACGGGTTCGGGGACTCGCCCGGTTGCGTCGAGGGGCTGGCGCCACCCGGCTGCTGCGTCTGCTGCGGGGCAGTGGTGCGCGCCGTCGTCGGCTGCTGCGGGTTCTGCTGCTGCGGCGTTGTGGGGGCCGGCACCGCATTCGTCGGGCGGTAGTAGGAGGTTTCCACCGAGCCGCCGCGACCGCCGCCCAGGTTCGCATTCGGCGGAGCCAACGGGTCATTCACGCCGCCCGCGCCGGAGTTCGAGCCAACGTTGTCGGCCCCGCCCATATCAGTGTTCTCGTCCCCCTCGTCGTGCTCGTTGGGGGTGATATCGGTGGCGGGGCTCGGCTCCTCTTCCGTTTGTTGTTCGGAACTCGCATCGGCGGCGGCGACCGGCTGACCGGCGAGTTCCGTCTCCTGGCTATTCAGGCTCACGCCCGCGTCCGAGACCTTCCACACCAGCAGCCCCACGACGACGGCCAGCGTCAGGCCCGAAGCCAGGAAAATAGCGAAGCGGCGGTTGGTCAGTTCCATGTCCGTCCGTCTCCTTCCCGCCATGAGGTGGCTGATGAGCGCTCACGCACGATGTGCTGCGTTGTCTAGGTCCCGTTGCGAGTGTTCTGCGCTGTGCCCGATTCACCTAGTGGCACCGGCCACATAGCGCGCATAACAACTTGATAACAAGCTATCAATTAATTCCCCGGGAAGCTACCCCCAATTTCCAGCCCGGCGTGTCGCGCGTCCGCTGCCCGCCTGCCGCGAAGTGTCCGAAAGATGGTGGACATCCCGCCAGCGAGACAGTAGTAGTGGACCTTGAACTGACAGAACGACTGCACGGGACTAGCTGGAAGGGGCACGTCGTGAGCACGTGGGACATGGCCATCTTCAACGAGGATGCGAACGTCGATTTCCTCGACGACCTCGCGGACCTGGACTTCGACGAGACGGTGCAAGCCGTGCGCGACGCATGCCTTCTGGCGGGCGACAAAGACAACGCCACCGAAGAGGACATCCTCAACGGCCAGGCAGCGGCCACCATCGCGGCGATCTGGGCGGGGGCGCCGTTCAGCGCCGGGGACATCGCCGACACCTACCCTTTCCTGCGCGCGTCCTCGGTCGAACTCGACGAGAAGCTTATCGACGTAGCGGTGGCCATCCTGGAAGACGTCGACTCCGAGCAGGACGTCGACCAGTTCATCGAGGCTCTGTCCTAAGCGGCTTCGCACGGCTCCTAAGCTAGCAACGACAGTTCCGGCATTAGGCCGTTATTGTGATTGCCATAGCGCAACAACGCCCCGCGCGCATACCCGCACCCACACCTCAGCAAGGAGAGAAATACATGAACCAGGATCTCAGCCAGGACTTCAAGGTCGCCGATTTGTCCCTGCACGAGGCAGGCCGCAAGCAGATCGACCTGGCCGAGCACGAGATGCCGGGGCTGATGCAGCTGCGCCGCGAATACGCGGACGAGCAGCCGCTGGCCGGCGCACGCATCGCCGGAGCCATCCACATGACCACCCAGACGGCCGTGCTGATTGAGACCCTGACCGCCCTGGGTGCCGAGGTGCGCTGGGCGTCCTGCAATATCTTCTCCACCGAGGACCCGGCGGCAGCCGCCATCGTGGTGGGCAAGGACGGTACACCGGAGGACCCGAAGGGTGTGCCCGTCTTCGCGTGGAAGGGCGAGACGCTCGACGAGTACTGGTGGTGCATGAACCAGATCTTCAGCTGGGGCGAGGGTGTGTACCCCAACATGATTCTCGACGACGGCGGCGACGCCACCATGGCCGTGATCAAAGGTGCCGAATTCGAAAACGCTGGCGCTGTGCCGGCTGCCGCGGACACCGATTCCGACGAGCAGGTCGCCTTCTTCAACATGCTTCGAGAAACCCTGGCAGCCGAGCCGCAGAAGTGGACGACCACCGCCGAGTCCGTCCAGGGTGTCACCGAGGAGACCACCACCGGCGTCCACCGCCTCTACCACTTCGCCAACGAGGGCACGCTGCCGTTCCCGGCGATGAACGTCAACGACGCGGTGACCAAGTCCAAGTTCGACAACCGCTACGGCACCCGCCACTCCGTCATCGACGGCCTCAACCGCGGCACCGACATGCTCATCGGCGGCAAGAAGGCCCTCGTGTGCGGCTACGGCGACGTGGGCAAGGGCGTCGCAGAAGCACTCGACGGCCAGGGCGCGATCGTGTCCGTCACCGAGGCCGACCCGATCAATGCGCTGCAGGCGCTCATGGACGGCTACAAGGTGGTCACCGTCGACGAGGCGATCGCCGACGCCGACATCATCATCACCGCCACCGGCAACCTCGGCATCATCACCTTCGACGACATGCTCAAGATGAAGGACCACGCGGTGCTGGGCAATATCGGCCACTTCGACAACGAGATCGACATGGCCTCCCTGCTGCACCGCGAGGACGTCACCCGGATGAACATCAAGCCGCAGGTCGACCTGTTCACCCTGCCCAGCGGCAATTCCATCATTGTCCTGTCTGAGGGCCGCCTTTTGAACCTGGGCAACGCGACG
This window contains:
- a CDS encoding DUF4259 domain-containing protein produces the protein MSTWDMAIFNEDANVDFLDDLADLDFDETVQAVRDACLLAGDKDNATEEDILNGQAAATIAAIWAGAPFSAGDIADTYPFLRASSVELDEKLIDVAVAILEDVDSEQDVDQFIEALS
- the ahcY gene encoding adenosylhomocysteinase, with the translated sequence MNQDLSQDFKVADLSLHEAGRKQIDLAEHEMPGLMQLRREYADEQPLAGARIAGAIHMTTQTAVLIETLTALGAEVRWASCNIFSTEDPAAAAIVVGKDGTPEDPKGVPVFAWKGETLDEYWWCMNQIFSWGEGVYPNMILDDGGDATMAVIKGAEFENAGAVPAAADTDSDEQVAFFNMLRETLAAEPQKWTTTAESVQGVTEETTTGVHRLYHFANEGTLPFPAMNVNDAVTKSKFDNRYGTRHSVIDGLNRGTDMLIGGKKALVCGYGDVGKGVAEALDGQGAIVSVTEADPINALQALMDGYKVVTVDEAIADADIIITATGNLGIITFDDMLKMKDHAVLGNIGHFDNEIDMASLLHREDVTRMNIKPQVDLFTLPSGNSIIVLSEGRLLNLGNATGHPSFVMSNSFADQTIAQIELFTNNGQYENQVYRLPKILDEKVARIHVEALGGTLTELTKEQAEYIGVDVAGPFKPEHYRY